The proteins below come from a single Prolixibacter sp. NT017 genomic window:
- a CDS encoding efflux RND transporter periplasmic adaptor subunit: MDRQIEKKKGLKKKHFWMIGGGLVFLVFLMSLVFGNHASTIRVDRDKVSISPVTEGLFNDYIRVIGTVEPIRFIYLDATEGGRVEQIINDEGAMVKKGDIILKLSNPDLKLNILTAEARLAEQINFLRNTRIQMEQDKLTLQRQILQMDYDILKKKRKFSQDQRFYKKDMISEDEYLASKEDYEYAVKTSKILDERQKTDSAFRAVQVKQMEYNLDRMKTNLDLVKQRMENLDVKAPIDGQIGLLDAEIGQSIPQGSRIGQVNDLSAFKVTAQVDEHYIDRVRKGLKASFTRQDKSYDMSVKKVYPEVRNGTFKIDMVFDNEVPQNIRSGQTYHVELQLGQAQKSVLIPRGGFFQSTGGQWIFVLSKDGSEATRRNIRIGRQNPQYYEVLEGLKPGEQVITSGYDTFGDNERVVFK; the protein is encoded by the coding sequence ATGGATCGCCAAATAGAGAAAAAGAAGGGGTTGAAGAAGAAGCACTTCTGGATGATTGGTGGTGGCCTGGTTTTTCTCGTTTTTCTGATGTCACTGGTTTTTGGGAATCACGCATCAACCATTCGGGTAGACCGGGATAAAGTCTCCATCAGTCCGGTGACCGAGGGACTTTTTAACGACTACATCCGGGTAATTGGAACCGTGGAACCGATTCGTTTTATTTACCTCGATGCGACCGAAGGCGGACGTGTCGAACAAATTATCAACGATGAAGGTGCGATGGTGAAGAAGGGAGATATCATCCTGAAACTGTCCAATCCCGATTTGAAACTGAATATACTGACTGCCGAAGCCCGGCTGGCCGAGCAAATTAACTTCCTCCGGAACACCCGCATCCAGATGGAACAGGACAAGCTGACCCTTCAGCGCCAAATCCTGCAGATGGATTATGACATTCTGAAAAAGAAGCGGAAATTTTCCCAGGACCAACGCTTCTACAAAAAAGATATGATATCGGAAGATGAATACCTGGCTTCCAAAGAAGATTACGAATATGCGGTGAAAACCAGTAAAATTCTGGACGAGCGGCAGAAGACCGACTCCGCTTTCCGGGCTGTACAGGTGAAGCAGATGGAGTATAACCTCGACCGGATGAAAACCAACCTGGACCTGGTGAAACAACGAATGGAGAACCTGGACGTGAAAGCACCGATTGATGGTCAAATCGGCCTGCTCGACGCAGAGATAGGACAGTCGATTCCGCAGGGAAGCCGCATCGGTCAGGTGAACGACCTGAGCGCTTTCAAGGTAACGGCACAGGTTGATGAGCACTACATCGACCGGGTACGAAAAGGATTGAAGGCATCCTTTACCCGCCAGGATAAAAGTTACGATATGTCCGTAAAGAAAGTCTATCCCGAAGTCCGCAACGGAACCTTCAAAATCGACATGGTTTTCGATAACGAGGTGCCCCAAAATATTCGCTCAGGACAAACATATCACGTGGAACTGCAATTGGGACAAGCGCAAAAATCCGTGCTGATTCCAAGAGGAGGTTTCTTCCAGTCGACCGGTGGACAGTGGATTTTCGTGCTAAGCAAAGATGGTAGTGAAGCAACCCGCCGCAATATCCGGATTGGACGGCAGAACCCGCAGTACTACGAGGTGCTGGAAGGTTTGAAACCAGGCGAACAGGTGATTACTTCCGGGTACGACACCTTTGGAGACAACGAACGGGTGGTTTTTAAATAA
- a CDS encoding ABC transporter ATP-binding protein produces the protein MIQTENLTKVFQTEEVETTALNEVNFNVKKGEFVAIMGPSGCGKSTLLNIVGLLDNPSSGSYMFDGVDVSRMREKDRTQLRKGNIGFVFQSFNLIDELTVFENVEMPLIYLKMKASERKERVEKILERMKISHRRKHFPRQLSGGQQQRVAIARAVAANPGLILADEPTGNLDSNNGLEVMNLLSELNEEGTTIVMVTHSQHDADFAHRIINLFDGQIITEKHNR, from the coding sequence ATGATACAAACTGAAAATCTGACAAAAGTTTTCCAAACCGAAGAGGTGGAAACAACTGCCCTGAATGAGGTCAACTTCAACGTAAAAAAAGGTGAATTCGTTGCTATTATGGGACCATCAGGTTGCGGAAAATCAACTCTACTGAACATCGTCGGACTGCTCGATAATCCGTCGTCGGGTTCCTATATGTTCGATGGTGTTGATGTTTCGCGCATGCGGGAAAAAGACCGTACCCAGCTGCGTAAAGGAAACATCGGCTTTGTCTTCCAGAGTTTTAACCTGATTGACGAGCTGACTGTTTTCGAAAACGTCGAAATGCCGCTCATCTACCTGAAGATGAAAGCATCGGAACGCAAAGAACGTGTCGAGAAGATTCTGGAACGAATGAAAATCAGTCACCGCCGGAAACACTTCCCGCGGCAACTCTCCGGAGGTCAGCAACAGCGCGTGGCCATTGCACGGGCCGTGGCAGCCAATCCGGGCCTTATTCTTGCCGATGAGCCCACTGGTAACCTCGACTCCAACAACGGTTTGGAAGTGATGAATTTGCTGTCGGAACTGAATGAAGAGGGAACCACCATTGTGATGGTAACTCACTCGCAGCACGACGCCGATTTTGCGCACCGCATCATCAACCTGTTCGACGGTCAGATTATTACAGAAAAGCATAACAGATAG
- a CDS encoding ABC transporter permease yields MKQLRYTFRILKRNPLLVFVTLPGLAFGLAAFLLLSVYVRHELSYDQQFPTKDRVVRLYNSITQQNSTESSPLSLRSAYTEIPAKVPGIDAAVQIYRGWNVNVERKNKRFEKNRLLYADPGFFDVFGLNLLAGNKGTALRDLNSVVLTVPAAKKFFGTTNCVGKTITISDQSFTVSGVMKQLPTTTHFHFDLLASMSSVHPEKFGGFEFFTYFLLNKNTNREQTEAKINALNNQLMKPIAVHYGLKAISGTISLTRIHLHTKADFDLSEKGSLSSIYLIAGLAFFILLIALINYINLYVLHGEKRIKEIASRKALGADKWALARLFYTETGVISFFALFLAFWITELARPWFAHLMQRNLPASDLFSPAGLLIVVAFLILLIFVSGAYPSFHLSRINLVTGLKGQRDKQRKKSSLSIASVVVQFSVAVFLITSLIVIRSQISYLKDIPLGFNASHVIEISGLNKDTKAHTPAIKEEFNKLSFVKSAAASVHHMGGGYSGQGLKLYADASGNLKPINELRIHPGFGKTMQLHLLQGRFFDDRETDRMDVILNEAAVKMLGLKDPVGKLVTMYKDPMKIIGVVKNFYYNSSSSEKIAPLMLTNYSDNVNCFYLRIPGQFTKVEQKQVASIFQQYDPNFIFNTYEITSRYNAKFANEERVMRLVSAGTVLAIIISFMGIMALSIFTTARRTKEIGVRKVMGSSVREILQLLLFDMLIWVVAAMLLAFAADYFALNHWLSNYANRVSLHPGYFIVSGLFALLVATAAVGWQSWKAATRNPVDALRYE; encoded by the coding sequence ATGAAGCAACTTCGTTACACCTTCCGCATATTGAAACGGAATCCGTTGCTGGTTTTCGTTACCCTTCCCGGCTTGGCATTCGGTCTGGCTGCCTTTTTATTGCTCTCGGTTTATGTTCGCCACGAACTGAGTTACGACCAGCAATTCCCGACCAAGGACCGCGTTGTCAGATTGTATAACTCTATAACACAGCAAAATTCTACTGAATCCTCTCCTCTTTCGCTCCGCAGTGCATACACCGAAATTCCTGCCAAGGTTCCGGGAATCGATGCGGCGGTACAAATTTATCGTGGCTGGAATGTGAATGTGGAAAGGAAAAACAAACGGTTTGAGAAGAACCGATTGCTGTATGCCGATCCCGGCTTTTTCGATGTTTTTGGTTTGAATTTGCTGGCGGGAAATAAGGGAACCGCTTTGCGGGATTTGAACTCCGTAGTATTGACTGTACCAGCGGCTAAAAAGTTTTTCGGTACCACCAATTGTGTCGGAAAAACTATCACCATTTCCGATCAGTCGTTTACCGTATCGGGCGTCATGAAACAGCTGCCCACAACCACCCATTTTCATTTCGATTTGCTGGCCAGTATGTCATCGGTTCACCCGGAAAAATTCGGTGGATTTGAGTTCTTCACCTATTTCCTGCTCAATAAAAATACCAACCGGGAGCAGACAGAAGCGAAGATTAATGCGCTGAACAATCAGTTGATGAAACCCATCGCAGTTCACTATGGCTTGAAAGCGATTTCCGGGACGATATCGCTGACCCGGATTCATCTCCACACCAAAGCTGATTTCGATTTATCGGAAAAAGGAAGTCTCAGCAGTATCTATCTCATTGCCGGCCTCGCCTTTTTTATCCTGCTCATCGCCTTGATCAACTACATTAACCTCTATGTCCTTCACGGTGAAAAAAGAATCAAAGAGATTGCTTCCCGGAAGGCACTGGGAGCCGACAAGTGGGCATTAGCCAGGTTGTTTTACACCGAAACAGGTGTCATCAGCTTCTTTGCCTTATTCCTCGCTTTCTGGATTACCGAACTGGCCCGTCCCTGGTTTGCTCACCTAATGCAGCGCAACCTCCCTGCTTCCGACTTGTTTTCTCCTGCCGGGCTTCTCATCGTCGTAGCTTTTCTCATTTTGCTCATCTTCGTCAGTGGTGCCTATCCTTCATTTCATCTGTCCCGAATCAATCTGGTTACCGGACTAAAAGGTCAACGGGATAAACAGCGCAAGAAAAGTTCATTGTCAATAGCTTCGGTGGTTGTTCAGTTTTCAGTGGCCGTGTTCCTGATTACTTCCTTAATCGTTATCCGGTCCCAAATTTCCTACCTGAAAGATATTCCGTTAGGATTCAATGCCTCTCATGTCATCGAAATTTCCGGACTGAATAAGGATACCAAAGCTCATACACCTGCTATCAAGGAAGAGTTCAACAAACTTTCGTTTGTCAAGAGTGCAGCAGCCTCCGTGCACCATATGGGAGGTGGATATAGTGGTCAGGGACTGAAATTGTATGCTGATGCATCGGGCAATCTCAAACCGATTAATGAACTTCGAATTCATCCCGGATTCGGGAAAACCATGCAACTCCATCTTTTGCAAGGCCGTTTCTTCGACGATCGGGAAACCGACCGCATGGACGTTATTCTCAACGAAGCAGCAGTAAAAATGCTGGGGTTGAAAGATCCAGTAGGAAAGCTGGTAACCATGTACAAAGACCCGATGAAGATTATCGGAGTAGTCAAAAACTTCTACTACAATTCCAGCAGTAGTGAAAAAATAGCCCCGCTGATGCTAACCAACTACAGCGATAACGTGAACTGCTTTTATCTCAGGATTCCGGGGCAATTTACCAAAGTCGAGCAAAAGCAGGTGGCCTCCATCTTTCAGCAATACGATCCCAACTTTATCTTCAACACTTATGAAATAACGAGTCGCTATAATGCAAAATTTGCCAATGAAGAGCGGGTAATGCGATTGGTTTCGGCCGGAACGGTGCTCGCCATCATCATCAGCTTTATGGGTATCATGGCACTGTCGATTTTCACCACGGCCCGCCGGACCAAAGAGATTGGTGTGCGCAAAGTGATGGGAAGTTCGGTACGGGAAATATTACAGCTATTGCTTTTTGATATGCTCATCTGGGTAGTTGCTGCCATGCTGCTCGCTTTTGCCGCCGACTATTTTGCATTGAATCATTGGCTCAGCAACTACGCAAACCGGGTTTCACTGCATCCCGGTTACTTTATCGTTAGCGGATTGTTCGCCCTGTTGGTTGCAACCGCCGCTGTTGGCTGGCAAAGCTGGAAAGCCGCTACCCGCAATCCCGTTGACGCCCTGCGATACGAATAA
- a CDS encoding ABC transporter ATP-binding protein: MINLKKIYKYYDNKYQRTYILKNVNLDVAEGDFVSVMGPSGAGKSTLLNIIGLLDDPNEGEYFFLDQPAHQLNEKKKVDFHRHHVGFIFQAFHLIEEMTVYENIETPLFYKGMKKKERQAVIADLLDRFNMVAKKDLFPQQLSGGQQQLVGIARAIAGKPKLLLADEPTGNLHHDQGKMIMDLLKKLNDEGMTIIQVTHNQEFANYGKRIIRLTDGEIEEEIANS; this comes from the coding sequence ATGATCAACCTGAAGAAAATCTACAAGTACTACGACAACAAATACCAACGGACCTACATCCTGAAAAACGTGAACCTAGATGTAGCGGAAGGTGACTTTGTATCAGTAATGGGCCCCAGCGGCGCCGGGAAATCAACGCTGCTCAACATTATCGGACTGCTGGATGACCCAAACGAAGGAGAATACTTCTTCCTCGATCAGCCGGCACACCAACTCAACGAGAAGAAAAAAGTCGATTTCCACCGCCACCATGTGGGCTTTATCTTCCAGGCTTTTCACCTGATTGAGGAGATGACGGTTTACGAAAACATCGAAACACCGCTTTTCTATAAGGGTATGAAAAAGAAAGAGCGTCAGGCGGTAATCGCCGATTTGCTCGACCGTTTTAACATGGTGGCAAAAAAAGATCTGTTCCCGCAGCAACTATCGGGTGGGCAGCAGCAATTGGTCGGTATTGCCCGCGCCATCGCTGGTAAACCCAAACTTTTGTTAGCCGACGAACCTACCGGGAACCTGCATCACGACCAGGGAAAAATGATCATGGACCTGCTGAAGAAACTGAACGATGAAGGTATGACCATCATTCAGGTGACCCACAACCAGGAATTTGCCAACTATGGAAAACGCATCATTCGACTGACCGACGGAGAAATCGAGGAAGAAATTGCCAACAGTTAA
- a CDS encoding ABC transporter permease encodes MLRNYLLAAIRHLLKNKLFTVINILGLAIGMAVSLLILNYVNFEFSYDNMHHLAKRIYRVESRFYEGNTMTDDWPTSSFGYAPAMMQHISGIEDAVRVDIHETEQIVSYHDKRFRESDVTVTEPSFFRIFDFPLLEGNPTTALEGPNKVVITQTAAHRYFGDENPIGKILKFSTTGAVKNCEVTGVMADLPPNSHFHFDFFISWETLPEWMKNFWYLHEVYTYVLLQPNVSPTSIENAFPKMAEQYKTLPALKNKTWAIHLNPLRNIHLTPQKQYEREAKGNRNAVNALILVALAILVIAWFNYINLTTARALDRAREVSVRKVSGASKRHIVIQFLMESLLVNGVALVLAIGVMLVSVGGFNQLTGKNIPFQLWKDSTFWIPIVLVFLSGIFISGFYPASVLASIKPISILRGKSKQSKGTGSMRKGLVVVQFVASFVLIFSTIVVYNQLDYMMNQPTGVNINRVMAIKFPAQTDELQQKIISFRRELKGFTDVKNAAISSAVPGMEVAFFASNHRADDPNKQNRLYEMLSADDNFASTYGMKIIAGRGFSEDFGDDRNKLVVNEEALKLLDLPDNEESIGRRISVEGEEEPFEIIGIMKNYHQQSLVKAYTPIMMLRYDRIPWISPRFISVKMTGNPSAKTMADIRNLWERFFPQSTFDYFFVDRFYEQQYQSDQRFGSVFGFFSALAVFIACLGLWALAMYSGVTRRKEIGVRKVNGASVGSIMTMLNGDILKWVISAFIVGVPLSWYLMHKWLENFAWKTALSWWIFASAALFTLVIAVAAVSWQSYKAANRNPVEVLKDE; translated from the coding sequence ATGCTACGAAACTACCTTTTGGCAGCGATTCGCCATCTGCTGAAGAACAAACTATTCACGGTCATCAATATCCTTGGACTGGCCATTGGGATGGCGGTTTCGCTGCTGATACTGAACTACGTGAACTTCGAGTTCAGCTACGACAACATGCACCACCTGGCCAAACGCATTTACCGGGTGGAGTCGCGTTTCTATGAAGGCAATACCATGACCGACGACTGGCCGACCAGCTCGTTCGGTTATGCGCCGGCCATGATGCAGCATATTTCCGGAATCGAAGATGCTGTTCGGGTGGATATTCACGAAACCGAACAGATTGTTAGTTACCACGATAAGCGTTTCCGCGAAAGCGACGTTACTGTTACTGAGCCTTCGTTTTTCCGGATTTTTGATTTCCCATTGCTGGAAGGCAATCCCACAACAGCGCTGGAAGGCCCCAACAAAGTGGTGATTACCCAAACGGCTGCACACCGTTACTTTGGCGACGAAAATCCTATCGGAAAAATATTGAAGTTCAGCACAACCGGAGCGGTGAAAAATTGCGAGGTGACTGGTGTAATGGCCGATTTACCACCCAATTCCCACTTTCATTTCGACTTTTTCATTTCATGGGAAACACTGCCGGAATGGATGAAAAACTTCTGGTACCTGCACGAAGTGTACACCTACGTTTTGCTGCAGCCAAATGTGTCGCCGACCAGTATCGAAAATGCTTTCCCCAAAATGGCCGAGCAGTACAAAACATTGCCGGCGCTGAAGAATAAAACCTGGGCTATCCACCTCAACCCGCTGCGAAATATTCATCTCACTCCGCAGAAACAATACGAGCGCGAAGCCAAGGGGAACCGAAATGCCGTGAATGCATTGATACTGGTGGCACTGGCTATCCTGGTGATTGCCTGGTTCAACTACATCAACCTGACAACCGCCCGGGCTTTGGACCGTGCCCGGGAAGTGAGCGTCCGCAAGGTGTCCGGCGCCTCGAAAAGGCATATCGTCATTCAATTCCTGATGGAATCGTTACTGGTGAATGGTGTCGCTCTCGTTCTGGCCATTGGTGTCATGCTGGTTTCGGTTGGAGGGTTTAATCAACTCACCGGAAAGAATATTCCGTTCCAACTGTGGAAAGATTCCACATTTTGGATTCCCATCGTACTGGTATTCCTGTCCGGAATCTTCATTTCGGGCTTCTACCCCGCTTCGGTGCTGGCTTCCATTAAGCCTATCTCTATTCTTCGGGGAAAAAGCAAACAATCCAAAGGAACCGGTTCCATGCGGAAAGGACTCGTAGTCGTTCAGTTTGTGGCTTCGTTTGTGCTAATATTCAGTACAATTGTGGTGTACAATCAGCTCGATTATATGATGAACCAGCCCACCGGTGTGAACATCAACCGGGTGATGGCCATTAAGTTTCCGGCACAAACCGACGAATTACAACAAAAAATCATCAGCTTCAGACGAGAACTGAAAGGTTTTACCGATGTGAAAAATGCAGCGATTTCCAGTGCCGTACCCGGAATGGAAGTTGCCTTTTTTGCCTCGAACCACCGGGCTGATGACCCGAACAAACAGAACCGCCTGTACGAAATGCTGAGCGCCGATGATAATTTCGCCTCAACCTACGGCATGAAAATCATTGCCGGACGTGGTTTCTCGGAAGATTTCGGTGACGACCGGAACAAACTGGTGGTAAACGAGGAAGCATTGAAATTGCTTGACCTTCCAGACAACGAAGAATCCATTGGCCGCCGGATAAGCGTAGAGGGCGAAGAGGAGCCGTTCGAAATCATTGGTATCATGAAGAATTACCATCAGCAATCGCTGGTGAAAGCTTATACGCCGATTATGATGCTTCGCTACGATCGCATTCCGTGGATTTCGCCCAGGTTCATCTCCGTCAAAATGACAGGTAATCCATCGGCAAAAACCATGGCCGATATCCGGAATTTGTGGGAGCGCTTCTTCCCACAATCCACGTTCGATTATTTCTTCGTCGATCGGTTTTACGAGCAACAATACCAGTCCGACCAACGCTTTGGTTCCGTATTCGGCTTTTTCTCGGCTTTAGCCGTATTCATCGCCTGCCTCGGTTTATGGGCGCTGGCCATGTATTCGGGAGTAACCCGCAGAAAGGAAATTGGCGTGCGGAAAGTAAACGGCGCTTCGGTTGGTTCCATCATGACTATGCTCAACGGCGACATTCTGAAATGGGTGATTTCAGCGTTTATTGTCGGTGTTCCCCTCTCGTGGTACCTGATGCATAAATGGCTCGAAAATTTCGCATGGAAAACCGCCTTAAGCTGGTGGATTTTTGCTTCGGCAGCTCTGTTCACCCTCGTTATTGCCGTGGCCGCCGTTAGCTGGCAAAGCTACAAAGCCGCCAACCGGAATCCGGTAGAGGTGTTGAAAGATGAATAA
- a CDS encoding DNA-binding domain-containing protein, whose product MAITYALYPNPVITGKETFRALIKNRRKYNLEDIERNMIQRHSGISPGAIQAVLALFMEEVENVLAEGGVVSTPLFHAQCSIKGNFDGPADIFSNQRHTINVKIRPGSQLKEVPKKVHTHKVSPGHPGPEPEQFTDASSGIVNGKATTGGPAIIGGRYLQFDADARDEGIFFIGEDNHSYQVETLYRNSFSQLLFLIPEALTAGEYRIEVRSRMKTRSLRTGVLGSVIIAGEPTS is encoded by the coding sequence ATGGCCATTACGTATGCTTTATATCCGAATCCGGTAATAACAGGAAAGGAAACCTTCAGGGCTCTCATCAAAAATCGCCGGAAGTATAACCTGGAAGACATCGAGAGAAATATGATTCAGCGGCATTCCGGTATTTCTCCGGGCGCTATTCAGGCAGTACTTGCACTTTTTATGGAAGAAGTGGAGAATGTACTGGCCGAAGGAGGGGTTGTATCTACTCCCCTTTTTCATGCACAGTGCAGCATAAAGGGCAACTTTGACGGACCTGCAGATATCTTCTCAAACCAACGCCATACCATTAACGTAAAAATCAGGCCGGGAAGCCAACTGAAAGAGGTACCTAAAAAAGTACATACCCACAAGGTCTCCCCCGGTCATCCAGGCCCCGAACCCGAGCAATTTACCGACGCAAGCAGCGGCATCGTCAACGGGAAAGCCACCACGGGCGGACCGGCGATTATCGGGGGACGGTACCTGCAATTCGATGCCGACGCCCGGGACGAAGGTATTTTTTTCATCGGTGAAGACAATCATAGCTATCAGGTGGAAACGCTTTACCGAAACAGCTTCTCCCAGTTGCTTTTCCTAATTCCGGAAGCGCTTACCGCCGGCGAATACAGAATTGAAGTACGCAGCCGGATGAAAACCCGTTCGTTACGCACCGGGGTTCTAGGCTCGGTAATTATTGCAGGCGAACCAACAAGTTGA
- the pepE gene encoding dipeptidase PepE, with the protein MQLLLISNSTMAGEPYLDYPKHEIKKFLGDKPVKALFIPYAAVTFSFDDYEAKVEQRFAEIGHHVRGIHHYDDPVKAVEEAEAIVVGGGNTWQLVRMLHDNNLMKPIAKRVANGMPYIGWSAGSNVACPTLRTTNDMPIIDPLGFDCLKLVPFQINPHYQDKNPDGHAGETREQRVEEFLEINPDTYVVGLREGTMLKYDDGKLSLIGNLKARIFKKDQKPLELSSEDNFNFLLKN; encoded by the coding sequence ATGCAACTTTTACTCATCAGTAACTCGACGATGGCGGGAGAGCCATACCTCGATTACCCCAAACATGAAATCAAAAAATTTCTTGGCGATAAACCCGTAAAAGCACTCTTCATTCCTTACGCAGCGGTAACGTTTTCATTCGATGATTACGAAGCGAAAGTAGAGCAGCGTTTTGCTGAAATCGGGCACCACGTGCGTGGAATCCATCATTACGACGATCCGGTAAAAGCGGTTGAAGAGGCCGAGGCCATTGTGGTGGGGGGCGGAAACACCTGGCAATTAGTGCGGATGCTGCACGACAACAACCTGATGAAGCCGATTGCCAAACGAGTGGCCAATGGTATGCCTTACATTGGCTGGAGTGCCGGTTCCAATGTGGCTTGTCCCACCCTGCGCACCACCAACGATATGCCCATCATCGATCCTCTGGGATTTGACTGCCTGAAGTTGGTTCCGTTCCAGATCAATCCTCATTACCAGGATAAGAATCCGGATGGACATGCCGGTGAAACCCGCGAGCAACGCGTCGAAGAATTTTTGGAAATCAATCCCGATACCTATGTGGTGGGCTTACGCGAAGGAACCATGCTGAAATACGACGATGGGAAGCTTTCGCTGATTGGAAACCTCAAGGCACGGATTTTCAAAAAGGACCAAAAGCCACTGGAATTAAGTAGTGAAGACAATTTCAACTTCCTGCTAAAGAATTAA
- a CDS encoding outer membrane beta-barrel protein yields MTRKYLIVTIAALLFSPVVFAQQNDTVTIVPAKSRHAVSINDFMGNQDEYKSFWDRNFSGHWSGFHLGINSFLQKDYSAYPPSQDGFMNLKIWRSFSYQVNFWQKSIGLQRYHDAIGLVTGLGLCFDDYRFNPEVTIEADDNGIIHPVYPDYEEMKKSKLSTFYGRIPLLLEFQIPVGHFQRRFFISGGVVFGYKLGSHTKIKYHQAGISEKVKFRDELYLNDYRYSYTVRMGYKWFNVFAEYSPVPFFKEGHGPVLYPFTAGITLVSF; encoded by the coding sequence ATGACAAGAAAATACCTGATAGTCACAATAGCAGCGTTGTTGTTTTCACCGGTCGTTTTTGCGCAACAAAACGATACGGTCACGATTGTACCGGCTAAGTCTCGGCACGCTGTCTCCATTAATGATTTTATGGGAAACCAGGATGAGTACAAAAGTTTCTGGGACCGTAATTTTTCCGGTCACTGGAGCGGTTTCCACCTGGGGATTAACTCCTTTCTGCAAAAGGATTATTCAGCTTATCCTCCCTCACAGGATGGATTTATGAATTTGAAAATCTGGCGTTCGTTTTCCTACCAGGTTAACTTTTGGCAGAAGAGTATCGGTTTGCAGCGCTATCACGATGCCATTGGTCTGGTAACCGGCCTGGGATTGTGCTTCGACGATTATCGTTTCAATCCGGAGGTGACCATCGAAGCGGACGATAATGGCATAATCCACCCGGTTTATCCCGACTACGAAGAGATGAAGAAATCCAAACTCAGCACATTTTACGGCAGAATTCCGCTATTGTTGGAATTTCAGATTCCCGTGGGGCATTTCCAGCGACGGTTCTTCATATCAGGAGGTGTGGTTTTCGGTTACAAACTGGGAAGTCACACGAAAATCAAGTACCACCAGGCAGGCATTAGCGAAAAGGTGAAGTTCCGCGACGAGTTGTACCTGAACGATTATCGCTACAGCTACACGGTGCGTATGGGATATAAATGGTTTAACGTATTTGCAGAGTACTCTCCTGTTCCTTTTTTCAAAGAAGGTCACGGCCCGGTGCTCTATCCGTTTACGGCGGGCATCACCCTGGTTAGTTTTTAG
- a CDS encoding outer membrane beta-barrel protein, with product MFGRILLSFMLIMFSTQYMMAQDTVRVKVLGKNAVTVVDGMGKTNVQVGDNSVDVNSFDNDTVKIRLGRRTIVFVDGWSGSYVDFDTLDDDEFEKWTGHRPKFKGHWAFFEMGVNSFANVSYAGFPDANWMDLNHNKSYEVNINFLQYNIGLQKERNTIGLVTGLGLNWNDYRFSNKNTVVNDNGTTAPVYLTYDNLKKTKLNTLYLQAPLMLEFQIPVNKSYKRIYLSGGVIGGLRLGSHTKVKHSGTKDKNRDDFNISPFRYGTTARIGYKGINLFATYYFTPFYESGRGPEMYPFTVGLGLVNW from the coding sequence GGTTAAAGTGCTTGGGAAAAACGCCGTAACCGTAGTTGACGGTATGGGAAAAACCAACGTCCAGGTCGGCGATAATTCGGTTGATGTGAATTCCTTCGATAACGACACGGTGAAAATTCGACTGGGGCGAAGGACAATTGTTTTTGTTGATGGTTGGAGTGGCTCCTATGTCGATTTCGATACCCTGGACGACGATGAATTTGAAAAATGGACCGGTCACCGGCCGAAATTCAAAGGGCACTGGGCGTTTTTCGAGATGGGGGTGAATTCGTTTGCCAATGTCAGTTATGCCGGTTTCCCGGATGCCAACTGGATGGACTTGAACCACAACAAATCGTACGAAGTGAACATCAACTTCCTGCAGTACAACATTGGCCTGCAAAAGGAGCGTAACACCATTGGATTGGTCACCGGCCTGGGCCTGAACTGGAACGACTACCGGTTTTCCAACAAAAACACCGTGGTGAATGACAACGGTACAACAGCACCTGTGTACCTAACCTACGACAACCTGAAGAAAACCAAGCTCAATACTTTATATCTGCAGGCACCCTTGATGCTGGAATTCCAGATTCCTGTGAATAAATCCTATAAACGGATTTACCTTTCCGGTGGAGTCATCGGTGGATTGAGACTGGGCTCGCATACGAAGGTAAAGCATAGTGGTACCAAGGATAAAAACCGGGATGATTTCAATATTTCGCCTTTCCGCTACGGGACAACTGCCCGAATCGGTTACAAGGGAATTAACCTGTTTGCCACTTACTATTTTACGCCTTTCTACGAGAGTGGACGCGGACCGGAAATGTATCCCTTCACCGTTGGCTTGGGACTGGTAAACTGGTAA